From Diadema setosum chromosome 5, eeDiaSeto1, whole genome shotgun sequence, the proteins below share one genomic window:
- the LOC140228715 gene encoding uncharacterized protein produces MSDRKNFRVLMWCVPRSVSTAIAKCFSFIDNTQVWFEPYCLAFFQEFQMGMMGLQLPKRAEDFDPQQVFEKLTVMLKGTPMEGMFSPSMIDVSLFLRDSIRKQLDSLPDDKSVFIKDMAYGISNHHDLLPSKDSGFRHTFLIRDPERMFPSWRNLLMAQLKQMPMPGQKEIKPETFDMTEDPPFMMPGYTYKCQYDLWKFVKENLDPNPVIIDIDELLSNPASMLPKYFEACGMTWNEKYLQWDASPEVTTSWRCIFPMSGTAADNMIAVTHQNAFNSTAFKPSKPKISRDEMTPDVIKAIDATSAYYNEMAAARIMP; encoded by the exons ATGTCGGACCGCAAAAACTTTCGAGTACTTATGTGGTGCGTGCCGAGATCAGTTTCAACGGCTATTGCAAAGTGCTTCAGCTTCATCGACAATACGCAG GTGTGGTTTGAGCCGTACTGCCTCGCCTTCTTCCAAGAATTTCAAATGGGGATGATGGGACTTCAACTTCCGAAGCGTGCCGAAGATTTTGATCCTCAACAGGTTTTCGAAAAACTTACGGTGATGTTGAAGGGGACACCAATGGAAGGGATGTTTTCACCAAGCATGATCGATGTGTCTTTGTTCtt ACGAGACAGCATAAGGAAGCAACTAGACTCCCTACCAGACGACAAGTCCGTCTTTATCAAGGACATGGCGTATGGGATCTCCAACCACCATGATCTTCTTCCAAGCAAAGATTCTGGTTTCAGACACACATTCTTGATAAGAGACCCAGAGCGGATGTTCCCGTCGTGGCGGAACTTACTGATGGCACAGCTGAAGCAAATGCCCATGCCCGGTCAGAAGGAAATCAAACCCGAGACCTTCGACATGACGGAAGACCCGCCATTCATGATGCCTGGCTACACCTACAAATGCCAGTACGACCTGTGGAAGTTCGTCAAGGAAAATCTCGACCCCAACCCAGTAATTATCGACATTGATGAATTGCTGTCCAACCCTGCCTCCATGCTGCCGAAGTACTTCGAGGCTTGCGGAATGACCTGGAATGAGAAGTATCTGCAATGGGACGCCAGTCCGGAGGTAACTACCTCTTGGCGGTGTATTTTCCCCATGTCTGGCACTGCCGCTGATAACATGATAGCGGTTACTCACCAGAACGCGTTTAATAGCACTGCTTTCAAGCCGTCCAAACCGAAGATCTCACGTGATGAAATGACACCTGACGTCATAAAGGCGATTGACGCCACATCCGCATACTATAACGAGATGGCAGCAGCTAGGATCATGCCTTAA